One part of the Janthinobacterium sp. 17J80-10 genome encodes these proteins:
- the pbpC gene encoding penicillin-binding protein 1C codes for MRTRRKWWKAASGAIVVCVIALLLFDRLFPLPAPGRDAPYALVVVARDGTPLRAFPDREHVWRHPVPLDDVSPLYLEALVAYEDRAFWWHAGVNPWALARAGWQWLVHGRIVSGGSTITMQVARILEPTPRTPGGKLRQIVRALQIEAHYSKREILNIYVNYAPMGGVLEGVEAASRAYLGKPARRLTHAEAAMLAVLPQRPSALRPDRYPQRARDARDKVLRRLEGRWPQSAVNDALTEPAYANKVSDPMLAPLLAQRLKRQSRGRTRIDTTIDAAAQAGVEGLLADRARILPPRVSLAAMVVDNADASVLAYAGSADFADAERFSHVDMVRASRSPGSTLKPFLYAFALDEGLVHSESLLSDTPQSFGGYQPGNFQQSFHGPVSVSEALVKSLNVPAVEVLEQLGSARFVSMLRRGGLRLDFPPGAGPNLSVILGGAGARLEDMVGAYAAFARRGLAVTPRFTPGMPLQEQRMMSEGAAFIVRDILETGGPLGRAVEGNGGYRGIAWKTGTSFGFRDAWAVGVSQRYTVGVWVGRPDGTPNPGFFGANVAAPLLVDIFNALPDGRAASPQPVPAGVTQERICWPLGTRVDDKDLHLCPLQRTAWVLNGTAPPTFADRLRSGPPAYAYHVDRITRLRVAPDCARNPVERIETARWPSSLEPWLDAGLRQRMLPPRWAPECAAAHASGDGLKIVGLSDGEILRRAQGNDIPRARLEIRGAREEVSWMLNGSLLARSKPGASQVVEFPEPGRYDITAFDDHGRYDRISVSVHGAR; via the coding sequence ATGCGAACGCGCCGTAAATGGTGGAAGGCGGCATCCGGCGCAATAGTGGTCTGCGTCATCGCCTTACTGCTGTTCGATCGCCTGTTTCCGCTGCCGGCGCCGGGGCGCGATGCGCCGTACGCGCTGGTGGTGGTGGCGCGCGACGGCACGCCGCTGCGCGCCTTCCCGGACCGCGAACATGTCTGGCGCCACCCGGTGCCGCTGGACGACGTGTCGCCGCTGTATCTTGAGGCGCTGGTGGCGTATGAAGACCGCGCTTTCTGGTGGCATGCCGGCGTCAATCCCTGGGCGCTGGCGCGCGCCGGCTGGCAGTGGCTGGTGCATGGCCGCATTGTCTCCGGCGGCTCCACCATCACCATGCAGGTGGCGCGCATCCTTGAACCGACGCCGCGCACGCCGGGCGGGAAATTGCGCCAGATCGTCCGCGCCCTGCAGATCGAGGCGCATTACTCCAAGCGCGAGATCCTCAATATCTACGTCAACTATGCGCCCATGGGCGGCGTGCTCGAAGGCGTCGAGGCTGCCAGCCGCGCCTATCTCGGCAAGCCGGCGCGGCGCCTGACGCATGCCGAAGCCGCAATGCTGGCGGTGCTGCCGCAACGCCCCTCGGCCTTGCGGCCGGACCGCTATCCGCAGCGGGCCAGGGATGCGCGCGACAAGGTCTTGCGCCGCCTGGAAGGCCGCTGGCCGCAGAGCGCGGTCAATGATGCCCTGACCGAGCCGGCGTATGCCAACAAGGTCAGCGACCCGATGCTGGCGCCCTTGCTGGCGCAACGCCTGAAGCGGCAATCCCGTGGCAGGACGCGCATCGACACCACCATCGATGCGGCAGCGCAAGCCGGCGTCGAGGGGCTGCTGGCCGATCGCGCCCGCATCCTGCCGCCGCGCGTGTCGCTGGCGGCGATGGTGGTGGACAATGCCGATGCCAGCGTGCTGGCTTATGCCGGGTCTGCCGATTTTGCTGATGCGGAACGCTTCAGCCACGTCGACATGGTGCGCGCTTCGCGCTCGCCGGGGTCGACCCTGAAGCCCTTCCTGTATGCCTTTGCGCTGGACGAGGGGCTGGTGCATTCGGAGTCGCTGCTGTCGGACACGCCGCAGTCGTTCGGCGGCTACCAGCCGGGCAACTTCCAGCAATCCTTCCATGGCCCGGTCAGCGTTTCCGAAGCGCTGGTCAAGTCGCTGAACGTGCCGGCGGTGGAAGTGCTGGAGCAACTGGGGTCGGCGCGATTCGTGTCAATGTTGCGGCGCGGCGGCCTGCGCCTGGATTTCCCGCCGGGCGCCGGCCCCAATCTATCGGTAATCCTGGGCGGCGCCGGCGCGCGCCTCGAAGACATGGTGGGCGCCTATGCGGCATTTGCCCGGCGCGGCTTGGCGGTCACGCCGCGCTTTACGCCGGGCATGCCCTTGCAGGAGCAGCGCATGATGAGCGAGGGCGCGGCCTTCATCGTGCGCGATATCCTCGAGACTGGCGGGCCGCTGGGGCGGGCGGTGGAGGGCAACGGCGGCTATCGCGGCATTGCCTGGAAGACCGGCACCAGTTTCGGCTTTCGCGATGCCTGGGCGGTTGGCGTCAGCCAGCGCTACACCGTCGGCGTCTGGGTCGGCAGGCCCGATGGCACGCCCAACCCGGGGTTTTTCGGCGCGAATGTCGCAGCGCCCCTGCTGGTGGATATTTTCAATGCGCTGCCGGATGGCCGGGCGGCCAGTCCGCAGCCCGTGCCCGCCGGCGTTACCCAGGAGCGCATCTGCTGGCCGCTCGGCACGCGCGTTGACGACAAGGACCTGCACCTGTGCCCGCTGCAGCGCACCGCCTGGGTATTGAACGGCACTGCGCCGCCGACTTTTGCCGACCGATTGCGCAGCGGCCCGCCGGCCTATGCGTATCATGTCGACCGCATCACGCGGCTACGCGTGGCGCCCGACTGCGCCCGCAATCCGGTCGAGCGCATCGAAACGGCGCGCTGGCCATCGTCGCTGGAGCCCTGGCTGGACGCCGGCTTGCGGCAACGCATGCTGCCGCCCCGTTGGGCGCCGGAATGCGCGGCGGCCCATGCGTCAGGGGATGGCTTGAAAATTGTCGGCTTGAGCGATGGCGAGATCCTGCGCCGCGCGCAGGGCAATGACATTCCGCGAGCCCGCCTGGAAATCCGCGGCGCGCGCGAGGAAGTAAGCTGGATGCTCAATGGCAGCCTGCTGGCGCGCAGCAAGCCGGGCGCCAGCCAGGTCGTCGAATTTCCGGAACCAGGACGTTACGACATTACTGCCTTCGACGACCATGGGCGCTATGACCGCATCAGCGTC